Below is a genomic region from Jiangella gansuensis DSM 44835.
CGATCTGCCGGCCAGTGAGCCGAGTCGCGCGGCGTTGGACGAGCTGCACGAGGCGCACGTCCGCACGTTCACCTTCGACAACATCGATGTCCTGCTCGGGCAACACCCGGGAGTCGACCTCGACGCAGTGCAGGACAAGTTCGTCGGCCGGGGCCGGGGCGGCTACTGCTTCGAGCACTCGACGGTGTTCGCCGCTGCCCTGCAGCGGCTGGGCTACGACGTACGCCGTCACCTCGGAAGGGTCGGCGACCCGGCGGATGGCAGCCAGCAGGGCCGCACCCATATGGTCGTCGAGGTCGTGCTCGACGGGCAGCGGCTGCTGTGCGACCCCGGCTTCGGCATGAGCGTGCTGCGGCCGATCCCATTGACCGACGGCGCCGAGGACGACCACCGCGGCTGGCGCTACCGCGTCGACAGCGGCGACGGGTCATGGGCGATGCGCCGCTGGCGCGACGACGGCTGGCTGATGATGCACACCACCGACGAGCTGTCCGTGCTGCCGGTCGATGTCGCGATCGGGCACCATTACACCAGCACCCACCCCGCGTCGCACTTCAGCCGTACCCTCGTCCTCGCCCGGCACCTCCCGGGCCGGCACGTCACCGTCACCCACGAGACCGTCACCGTGCGCCGCGCCGGCGCACCCACCGAGCATCGCCCGTTGGGCGAGGGCGAGCTGGCCGACTGGCTGCGGGTCCTCGACGTACCGCTCACCGCGGATGAGGAGCGGGGGCTCCTCACCCGCGTCACGGGTATGCGGAGCTGACCCGACGGCGATCCTGGGCGGAGGGGTGCGGATCCCGCCCCGGGTCGCCGCGATGCTCCCCACCGTCAGTGCGCTGGGACGGAGACACACACGAGGACGGTGTCGTCCATCGCTTCCAGCTCGCCCGGTGAGTGCTCGGGGACCTGGACGAAGCCGCCGGCTTCGACCACGATGTCCCTGCCGCCGCTGCGAATCCGGAGTGAGCCGCGTATGACGACCCACAC
It encodes:
- a CDS encoding arylamine N-acetyltransferase family protein, whose protein sequence is MTTDPWQVDRLDLDGYLARLDLPASEPSRAALDELHEAHVRTFTFDNIDVLLGQHPGVDLDAVQDKFVGRGRGGYCFEHSTVFAAALQRLGYDVRRHLGRVGDPADGSQQGRTHMVVEVVLDGQRLLCDPGFGMSVLRPIPLTDGAEDDHRGWRYRVDSGDGSWAMRRWRDDGWLMMHTTDELSVLPVDVAIGHHYTSTHPASHFSRTLVLARHLPGRHVTVTHETVTVRRAGAPTEHRPLGEGELADWLRVLDVPLTADEERGLLTRVTGMRS